One genomic window of Fusarium verticillioides 7600 chromosome 2, whole genome shotgun sequence includes the following:
- a CDS encoding STIP1 likey and U-box containing protein 1, with product MARLKLELWDSVVADCEACVQLAPNNMKARYYLAQAQIALRDYDAAVKSALHAHKLCVETGDRSLAAVTDLVLRCKKERWDDLEKKRVRESRDLEREILELLAKDKETMLAETDDDAMVRQEIEEESAAKIQRMREIFERARADGEKKREVPDWAIDDISFGFMVDPVMTKTGKSYERASIMEHLNRHHSDPLTREPLVPAELRPNLALKQACEEFLEHNGWAADW from the exons ATGGCCCGTCTTAAGCTTGAGTTATGGGACTCAGTGGTCGCCGACTGCGAAGCTTGTGTGCAGCTAGCGCCTAACAACATGAAGGCCCGGTACTACCTTGCGCAAGCACAGATCGCTCTTCGTGATTATGACGCTGCGGTCAAGAGCGCTCTGCATGCGCACAAGCTGTGCGTTGAAACGGGAGACCGTTCACTCGCTGCTGTGACGGATCTCGTTCTTCGCTGCAAGAAAGAGCGTTGGGATGATCTCGAGAAAAAGCGTGTTCGCGAATCACGGGATCTTGAAAGGGAGATACTTGAATTATTGGCCAAGGACAAAGAGACTATGCTGGCcgagactgatgatgatgccatgGTGAGGCAGGaaatcgaggaggagagcgCTGCCAAGATTCAGCGGATGAGGGAGATCTTTGAGAGAGCAAGGGCAgatggtgagaagaagagagaggttCCAGACTGGGCCATTGACGATATCAGCTTTGGCTTCATGGTCGATCCCGTCATG accaagactggaaagtCATACGAGCGCGCGTCGATCATGGAGCACCTGAATAGGCATCATAGTGACCCTCTCACGCGCGAGCCACTTGTCCCTGCCGAGCTACGGCCAAACCTTGCACTGAAGCAAGCCTGCGAGGAGTTCCTCGAGCACAACGGTTGGGCTGCTGATTggtag
- a CDS encoding alpha-1,2 glucosyltransferase ALG10, which translates to MMEISQGYKTVAAFIIALPLFARRFKNSSGPNSRLEGFFFYFLSVASVCWLYAVSALVPEPYLDEVFHIPQAQKYCQGRFQEWDGKITTPPGLYLLSLITPGVVRPSSSVSGYFCDVKSLRATNVAVLVILAILVLKCRREIEARLYEAYTSTRLRNTSQYAVHTALNVALFPLLFFFSGLYYTDVASTAAVLVAYLNHLKRIGRDRSSALNDLTTILFGIITLLFRQTNVFWVVVYMGGLEAVHAVKTLRPEQVDQPVILTFVEQIKYFAWRYSLGDIHDPPLHMMWPDDMLFCVLSLGIAAICNPIRIIRQIWPYVAVLVSFGGFVAWNGGVVLGDKSNHVATIHLPQMLYIWPFFAFFSLPLLVPYALPAINMVLRILPRARSPTSTSKPAPEAETSAKPPSISFGKSRRSGSSRKASATGSSDRKYPRLSKPLEIASFIFGAKLILWPLYLLETIVLSLAIVHYNTIIHPFTLADNRHYMFYIFRYTIRRASWIRYALVVPYTLSRWMTWGTIAGCSRFFTIHMRACSVYGNGTENPPFLSHPMVTNVGFSPRQTYAAFPAGITENSQDTFKHRELSKALDGDPLLASIIPASTSTGLVFLLATTLSLMTAPLVEPRYFIIPWVMWRLLVPAWRLHDHGYYGGVTSRLSNYPKIRPLFEFFQHYDLRLIIETFWFIAINAATGYIFLTKPYIWKAEDGTVLDDGRFQRFMW; encoded by the exons atgatggagatatctCAAGGATACAAGACAGTAGCAGCTTTCATCATTGCGCTGCCTCTTTTTGCCAGGCGATTTAAGAACTCTTCAGGTCCTAACTCGCGCTTAGAgggtttcttcttttattTTCTCTCTGTCGCCTCTGTCTGTTGGTTGTATGCCGTCTCAGCACTGGTCCCGGAGCCTTACCTG GATGAAGTATTCCATATACCACAGGCACAGAAATACTGCCAGGGGAGGTTCCAAGAGTGGGATGGCAAGATCACGACACCACCAGGGCT TTaccttctttctcttataACACCTGGAGTTGTGCGTCCTAGTAGTTCAGTCAGTGGATACTTCTGCGACGTCAAGAGTCTAAGAGCTACCAACGTCGCTGTTCTGGTGATACTCGCCATCTTGGTCCTAAAGTGCCGTCGAGAGATCGAGGCACGCCTCTATGAAGCTTATACCTCGACCCGGCTACGCAATACTTCACAATATGCAGTTCACACCGCACTTAATGTCGCCCTATTTccgcttctcttcttcttctctggacTTTACTACACCGATGTTGCATCTACTGCAGCCGTCTTGGTCGCCTACTTGAACCACCTAAAGCGCATTGGTCGAGATCGTAGTTCCGCACTGAACGATCTAACAACAATCCTCTTTGGAATCATCACGCTTCTCTTTCGTCAGACCAATGTCTTCTGGGTAGTTGTGTATATGGGTGGCCTAGAAGCTGTCCATGCTGTCAAGACCTTGCGGCCAGAGCAGGTTGATCAGCCAGTTATCTTGACATTTGTTGAGCAGATCAAGTATTTTGCCTGGAGGTATTCTCTTGGAGATATTCATGACCCCCCACTACACATGATGTGGCCAGATG ACATGCTCTTCTGTGTATTGAGTCTGGGAATCGCAGCGATTTGCAACCCAATCCGCATCATTAGACAGATATGGCCTTACGTTGCTGTCCTTGTCTCATTTGGTGGCTTCGTAGCATGGAACGGTGGTGTTGTCCTTG GTGACAAATCCAACCATGTTGCTACTATCCACCTCCCACAGATGCTCTACATATGgcctttctttgctttcttctctctacCACTTCTGGTACCGTATGCCCTACCCGCCATTAACATGGTACTGCGAATACTGCCGCGGGCTCGATCGCCTACATCAACTAGCAAGCCAGCCCCCGAGGCAGAGACCAGTGCAAAGCCGCCCTCAATTTCCTTCGGCAAGTCACGAAGGTCGGGAAGCTCTAGGAAAGCCTCGGCAACCGGCAGTTCTGACAGAAAATACCCACGACTTTCGAAGCCACTAGAAATCGCCAGCTTCATATTTGGGGCCAAGCTTATACTCTGGCCCCTCTACCTCCTTGAGACCATAGTGCTCTCACTCGCCATCGTTCACTACAACACCATTATCCACCCCTTCACTCTGGCTGATAACCGCCATTACATGTTCTACATCTTTAGATATACCATCCGACGGGCTTCTTGGATTCGATATGCTTTAGTTGTCCCCTATACCTTGTCTCGGTGGATGACGTGGGGTACCATTGCTGGCTGCTCACGATTCTTCACTATTCACATGCGCGCCTGTTCTGTTTATGGGAATGGAACAGAAAACCCTCCCTTCCTGAGTCATCCTATGGTGACTAACGTTGGGTTTTCACCAAGACAAACTTATGCCGCCTTTCCAGCTGGGATAACGGAGAATTCTCAGGATACTTTCAAACATCGAGAACTGAGCAAGGCTTTGGATGGTGACCCTCTTCTTGCTTCGATTataccagcttcaacatcgactGGACTCGTATTCTTGCTTGCCACGACTTTATCACTCATGACGGCCCCGCTAGTAGAGCCACGATACTTTATCATACCCTGGGTGATGTGGAGGCTGCTTGTACCTGCGTGGAGGCTTCATGATCATGGTTATTACGGTGGTGTTACTTCCAGACTCTCAAATTACCCAAAGATCAGGCCTTTGTTTGAGTTCTTTCAACACTACGATCTACGACTTATCATTGAGACGTTTTggttcatcgccatcaatgCTGCAACAGGTtacatcttcctcaccaaACCTTACATATGGAAGGCGGAAGACGGGACTGTGCTGGACGACGGTCGATTTCAAAGATTTATGTGGTAA
- a CDS encoding STIP1 likey and U-box containing protein 1 has protein sequence MSKAQQLKDEGNSRFKVGDYFGADSLYSKAIIADPKNPLLYTNRAMARLKLELWDSVVADCEACVQLAPNNMKARYYLAQAQIALRDYDAAVKSALHAHKLCVETGDRSLAAVTDLVLRCKKERWDDLEKKRVRESRDLEREILELLAKDKETMLAETDDDAMVRQEIEEESAAKIQRMREIFERARADGEKKREVPDWAIDDISFGFMVDPVMTKTGKSYERASIMEHLNRHHSDPLTREPLVPAELRPNLALKQACEEFLEHNGWAADW, from the exons ATGTCTAAGGCGCaacagctcaaggatgaaggGAACAGCCGTTTCAAGGTCGGGGACTACTTTGGCGCCGACAGCCTCTACTCCAAAGC catcatcgccgaccCCAAAAACCCACTGCTCTATACTAATCGCGCCATGGCCCGTCTTAAGCTTGAGTTATGGGACTCAGTGGTCGCCGACTGCGAAGCTTGTGTGCAGCTAGCGCCTAACAACATGAAGGCCCGGTACTACCTTGCGCAAGCACAGATCGCTCTTCGTGATTATGACGCTGCGGTCAAGAGCGCTCTGCATGCGCACAAGCTGTGCGTTGAAACGGGAGACCGTTCACTCGCTGCTGTGACGGATCTCGTTCTTCGCTGCAAGAAAGAGCGTTGGGATGATCTCGAGAAAAAGCGTGTTCGCGAATCACGGGATCTTGAAAGGGAGATACTTGAATTATTGGCCAAGGACAAAGAGACTATGCTGGCcgagactgatgatgatgccatgGTGAGGCAGGaaatcgaggaggagagcgCTGCCAAGATTCAGCGGATGAGGGAGATCTTTGAGAGAGCAAGGGCAgatggtgagaagaagagagaggttCCAGACTGGGCCATTGACGATATCAGCTTTGGCTTCATGGTCGATCCCGTCATG accaagactggaaagtCATACGAGCGCGCGTCGATCATGGAGCACCTGAATAGGCATCATAGTGACCCTCTCACGCGCGAGCCACTTGTCCCTGCCGAGCTACGGCCAAACCTTGCACTGAAGCAAGCCTGCGAGGAGTTCCTCGAGCACAACGGTTGGGCTGCTGATTggtag
- a CDS encoding STIP1 likey and U-box containing protein 1 yields MSKAQQLKDEGNSRFKVGDYFGADSLYSKAIIADPKNPLLYTNRAMARLKLELWDSVVADCEACVQLAPNNMKARYYLAQAQIALRDYDAAVKSALHAHKLCVETGDRSLAAVTDLVLRCKKERWDDLEKKRVRESRDLEREILELLAKDKETMLAETDDDAMVRQEIEEESAAKIQRMREIFERARADGEKKREVPDWAIDDISFGFMVDPVMVSLFTTIECHIC; encoded by the exons ATGTCTAAGGCGCaacagctcaaggatgaaggGAACAGCCGTTTCAAGGTCGGGGACTACTTTGGCGCCGACAGCCTCTACTCCAAAGC catcatcgccgaccCCAAAAACCCACTGCTCTATACTAATCGCGCCATGGCCCGTCTTAAGCTTGAGTTATGGGACTCAGTGGTCGCCGACTGCGAAGCTTGTGTGCAGCTAGCGCCTAACAACATGAAGGCCCGGTACTACCTTGCGCAAGCACAGATCGCTCTTCGTGATTATGACGCTGCGGTCAAGAGCGCTCTGCATGCGCACAAGCTGTGCGTTGAAACGGGAGACCGTTCACTCGCTGCTGTGACGGATCTCGTTCTTCGCTGCAAGAAAGAGCGTTGGGATGATCTCGAGAAAAAGCGTGTTCGCGAATCACGGGATCTTGAAAGGGAGATACTTGAATTATTGGCCAAGGACAAAGAGACTATGCTGGCcgagactgatgatgatgccatgGTGAGGCAGGaaatcgaggaggagagcgCTGCCAAGATTCAGCGGATGAGGGAGATCTTTGAGAGAGCAAGGGCAgatggtgagaagaagagagaggttCCAGACTGGGCCATTGACGATATCAGCTTTGGCTTCATGGTCGATCCCGTCATGGTAAGTTTATTCACCACAATCGAATGCCACATTTGCTAA